One Silene latifolia isolate original U9 population chromosome 4, ASM4854445v1, whole genome shotgun sequence DNA segment encodes these proteins:
- the LOC141652507 gene encoding uncharacterized protein LOC141652507 isoform X2 — MFGHASGASNGSTSSSPFFRTQYSSPFGTAVGNSNAASGASNGSTSPSPFFRTQYSSPFGTAVGNSNAASGALNGSTSAPSVFANQSLNPFGVGTASNGSTSAPFVFANQSLNTFGIGTAGNNTSPFVQSSPSYPRFGEGASTVSPFGSSANAASCASFGRTSSSPFFANQSSGPFGTAVATNADPFGQSSSRFTGFVDRTNASTSGQTSSSFGGFGEAAASTTSLFGSFRHIFGPSLNTFRGAPFTTPASTLQPSIFRPAGGGPATADNSCGGTRTPYQPTPDEENLPSWNNASRVLTSISAMNCYCNKSHEELRLEDYKQTRNRAGNNTSPFVQSSSPSYPRFGEGATTVSPFCSSANAASCASFGCTSSSPFFANQSSGPFGTPVGAATVSPFGSSTNAASCAAFGCTSSSPFFANQSSGPFGTAVATNADPFGQSSSRFTGFVDRTNASTSGQTSSSFGGFGVALPATIALPATAPFTTPASTLQPSIFRPGGGGPATADNSCGGTRAPYQPTPAEEDHPSWNNHNLVLNSISAMNCYCNKSHEELRLEDYKQTRNGGLFSASHVPGVSNPLSSHVSWLPPPCEPLASTFNRSSENPIQRTDPSSSLDSDKDRTTPVQTSPVQTSVAQTLPAPTPTTTTTMSNQTINVNLNDTTLSITVSGGASFIPITLAFIPQYPQVSNPTTALPLLHPEITLSNPCMLLLNPTSSASTTNPANAHLSTIAETTSHVSPSAGVLGEQITNPSPSAPPAPTNAAPSGSASSFKLNLPATQHSSSIPKGLEIIVEQLGFNPWEGKSHLQDSKDGQILLCEDASDDADIFSLAEFAVEQHNAMEQDRKVELLKVTAACLETVDGGRYHIVLEAKMGKAASSGVCVYAVVLRKKTDRPTPLIVLERWLFNSRFD, encoded by the exons ATGTTTGGACACGCTTCTGGTG CATCGAATGGGTCCACATCTTCATCTCCGTTTTTTAGGACCCAATACTCGAGTCCTTTTGGAACTGCAGTAGGTAACTCAAATGCCGCTTCTGGTG CATCGAATGGGTCCACATCCCCATCTCCGTTTTTTAGAACCCAATACTCGAGTCCTTTTGGAACTGCAGTAGGTAACTCAAATGCCGCTTCTGGTG CATTGAATGGTTCCACATCAGCGCCTTCTGTCTTTGCAAACCAAAGCTTGAATCCTTTTGGAGTTGGAACAG CATCGAATGGTTCCACATCAGCGCCTTTTGTCTTTGCAAACCAAAGCTTGAATACTTTTGGAATTGGGACAG CAGGAAATAATACAAGTCCCTTTGTACAATCGAGTCCGAGTTATCCTCGGTTTGGTGAAG GCGCATCTACAGTATCGCCATTTGGCAGTAGTGCAAATGCCGCTTCTTGTG CATCATTTGGGCGCACATCCTCATCACCGTTCTTTGCAAATCAAAGCTCCGGTCCTTTTGGAACTGCAGTAG CAACTAATGCAGATCCATTTGGACAATCGAGCTCGAGATTTACTGGGTTTGTAG ATAGAACTAATGCATCTACGTCTGGACAAACCTCGTCGAGTTTTGGTGGGTTTGGAGAAG CAGCAGCTTCTACAACTTCATTGTTTGGAAGCTTCCGTCATATCTTTGGTCCGAGTTTAAATACTTTTCGAGGAG CACCTTTTACAACACCAGCGTCTACGCTACAACCTTCAATTTTCCGGCCTGCAG GTGGTGGTCCGGCTACAGCTGACAACTCATGTGGAGGAACTCGTACTCCTTACCAACCAACTCCTGACGAGGAAAAT CTTCCCTCATGGAACAACGCTAGTCGGGTCCTTACTTCAATATCAGCTATGAATTGCTACTGCAATAAGAGCCATGAAGAACTGAGATTGGAGGATTACAAGCAGACAAGGAACAGAG CAGGAAATAATACAAGTCCCTTTGTACAATCGAGTAGTCCGAGTTATCCTCGGTTTGGAGAAG GCGCAACTACAGTATCGCCATTTTGCAGTAGTGCAAATGCCGCTTCTTGTG CATCATTTGGGTGCACATCCTCATCTCCGTTCTTTGCAAATCAAAGCTCCGGTCCTTTTGGAACTCCAGTAG GCGCAGCTACAGTATCGCCATTTGGCAGTAGTACAAATGCCGCTTCTTGTG CAGCATTTGGGTGCACATCCTCATCTCCGTTCTTTGCAAATCAAAGCTCCGGTCCTTTTGGAACTGCAGTAG CAACTAATGCAGATCCATTTGGACAATCGAGCTCGAGATTTACTGGGTTTGTAG ATAGAACTAATGCATCTACGTCTGGACAAACGTCGTCGAGTTTTGGTGGGTTTGGAGTAG CTCTTCCTGCAACAATAGCTCTCCCTGCAACAGCACCTTTTACAACACCAGCGTCTACGCTACAACCTTCAATTTTCCGGCCTGGAG GTGGTGGTCCGGCTACAGCTGACAACTCATGTGGAGGAACTCGTGCTCCTTACCAACCAACTCCTGCTGAGGAAGAT CACCCCTCATGGAACAACCATAATCTCGTCCTTAATTCAATATCTGCTATGAATTGCTACTGCAATAAGAGCCATGAAGAACTGAGATTGGAGGATTACAAGCAGACAAGGAACGGAG GACTTTTTTCAGCTTCACATGTTCCTGGAGTTTCAAACCCTTTGTCAAGTCACGTTTCCTGGTTGCCGCCCCCCTGTGAACCCCTTGCTTCCACCTTCAACCGATCTTCAGAAAATCCAATCCAGAGGACAG ATCCTTCAAGTTCTCTTGATTCTGATAAGGACCGTACCACGCCAGTTCAAACTAGCCCAGTCCAAACCAGTGTAGCTCAAACTCTACCAGCTCCAACCCCAACTACAACAACCACAATGTCAAATCAAACCATAAATGTGAATCTCAATGACACGACATTGTCAATCACAGTATCGGGGGGAGCTTCCTTTATCCCCATTACACTCGCATTCATCCCCCAATACCCTCAAGTTTCTAATCCCACTACCGCTCTTCCTTTACTTCATCCGGAAATAACTCTCTCAAATCCTTGTATGCTCCTGCTTAACCCAACTTCTTCCGCATCTACAACTAATCCTGCAAATGCCCATTTAAGTACAATTGCAGAGACGACTTCTCATGTTTCACCCTCTGCTGGAGTCCTTGGAGAGCAAATTACTAATCCAAGTCCATCTGCACCTCCAGCACCAACCAATGCCGCCCCTTCTGGAAGCGCATCCTCTTTTAAATTGAACTTGCCAGCGACTCAGCATTCTTCTTCGATCCCTAAAGGTCTTGAAATCATTGTCGAGCAACTAGGTTTCAATCCATGGGAAGGAAAAAGCCATCTCCAAGATTCTAAGGATGGACAGATTCTTCTGTGTGAAGATGCATCTGATGATGCAGATATTTTCTCTCTTGCTGAATTTGCAGTCGAACAGCATAATGCAATGGAACAG GATCGCAAAGTGGAGTTACTGAAGGTAACAGCAGCATGTTTAGAAACAGTTGATGGAGGAAGGTACCACATTGTCCTCGAAGCTAAGATGGGCAAGGCCGCCTCATCTGGAGTATGTGTCTATGCAGTGGTGCTTCGGAAGAAGACAGACCGTCCTACTCCTCTGATTGTCCTAGAGAGATGGCTGTTCAATAGCCGGTTCGACTGA